In Sphingobacteriaceae bacterium, the following are encoded in one genomic region:
- the miaB gene encoding tRNA (N6-isopentenyl adenosine(37)-C2)-methylthiotransferase MiaB, with translation MSSEIKIIDEGRQGEPFSSSVSPINNKKLFLESYGCQMNFSDSEIVASILSENGFSTTTNFEEADVIFVNTCSIRDNAEQRVRNRLNDFKRVKKRNPYAIVGVLGCMAERLKHQFLEEEKLVDIVVGPDAYRDLPGLILQAEDGHKAVNVILSKEETYADLTPVRLNSNGVTAFISITRGCDNMCSFCVVPFTRGRERSRDPESILKEARQLLEAGYKEVTLLGQNVDSYIYTGGGLKKANLSEQQKQEAVTFAQLLEKVAQLSPKLRVRFSTSHPKDLTDDVIQVMAKYENICDYIHLPVQSGSSRILELMNRGYTREWYLERINAIRKVIPECGISTDIITGFCSETDEDHAQTLSLMEEVKFDFAYMFMYSERPKTLAERKYKDDVSEEIKNKRHNEVMSLQHKNSAIGVAKGLNKIHKVLIEGFSKKSESMFMGRNSQNAVVVFPTENFKKGDYVNVLVTSCTTTTMIGHVVSLAE, from the coding sequence ATGAGTTCTGAGATAAAAATAATTGATGAAGGGCGACAAGGAGAGCCTTTTTCATCGTCTGTTAGTCCAATAAACAATAAAAAACTTTTTTTAGAAAGTTACGGCTGTCAAATGAATTTCAGCGATAGTGAAATTGTTGCTTCTATATTAAGTGAAAACGGTTTTTCAACCACTACTAATTTTGAAGAAGCGGATGTGATTTTTGTGAATACCTGTTCTATTCGAGATAATGCTGAACAAAGGGTTAGAAACCGACTCAATGATTTTAAACGGGTGAAGAAAAGAAATCCATATGCCATTGTTGGAGTTTTGGGATGTATGGCCGAGCGCCTAAAACATCAATTCTTAGAAGAGGAAAAATTAGTTGATATAGTGGTTGGTCCGGATGCCTATCGCGATTTACCCGGATTAATTTTACAAGCCGAAGATGGTCATAAAGCAGTTAATGTAATATTAAGTAAAGAAGAAACGTATGCCGACCTCACACCTGTACGATTAAATAGTAATGGAGTAACCGCTTTTATTAGTATAACCCGAGGTTGTGATAACATGTGTAGTTTTTGTGTGGTACCATTTACACGAGGAAGAGAAAGAAGCAGAGACCCTGAAAGCATTCTGAAAGAAGCCCGACAATTATTGGAGGCCGGTTATAAAGAAGTGACTTTGTTGGGACAAAATGTAGATAGTTATATTTATACCGGAGGTGGATTAAAGAAGGCAAACCTGAGCGAACAACAAAAGCAAGAAGCAGTAACCTTTGCGCAGTTGTTAGAAAAAGTTGCACAGCTTAGTCCTAAATTAAGAGTTCGTTTTTCAACTTCGCATCCAAAAGATTTAACCGATGATGTAATACAGGTAATGGCTAAGTATGAAAATATTTGCGATTACATTCATTTGCCGGTGCAGAGTGGAAGCAGCCGAATATTGGAGTTGATGAACAGGGGTTACACCCGCGAATGGTATTTAGAAAGAATAAATGCCATACGAAAAGTAATACCCGAGTGTGGAATTAGTACAGATATTATCACCGGATTTTGCAGTGAAACAGATGAAGATCATGCCCAAACTTTAAGTTTGATGGAAGAAGTAAAATTTGATTTTGCTTATATGTTTATGTATAGTGAACGACCAAAAACTTTGGCAGAACGGAAGTATAAAGATGATGTGAGCGAAGAGATTAAAAATAAGAGACACAACGAAGTAATGAGTTTGCAACACAAGAACAGTGCAATTGGTGTTGCTAAAGGTTTAAATAAAATACATAAAGTTTTAATAGAAGGATTTTCTAAAAAGAGTGAAAGTATGTTCATGGGCAGAAACTCCCAAAATGCAGTAGTGGTTTTTCCAACAGAAAATTTCAAAAAGGGAGATTATGTGAATGTTTTGGTTACTTCTTGTACTACTACCACCATGATTGGACATGTAGTTTCATTAGCAGAATAA